The DNA region CATCAGTTCCTCACGAGATTCCAGTTCCGGGCAAACCTAAGCCAGACGAgagcagcgacgacgaggagttccACGATAGTATTTCGAGCCCGGTCAAGCTGCAGGAGGAAGGTGCGGCCCAGCCGCAATCTGGCGACAAGTCGTTCAACCCATTTACAGCACAGAAGAGCGATAACATGTTCGACGACCTGGGGCTTGAGGAGGCCCGTCCAGAGGACTCTTTCAACGCTCCGCAGTtcgacgagttcaacaGCTTTGATGCCGGCACGCACGGGTTCTCCTTTTCGGGCCCATCCGCCCAGGACGCTGTTGAGGCCGGCGCTGGAGCAGGCGCGGTCAATGACGACTGGGAACAGGTGTTTGCCGGTTTTGGAAACGACCCAAGTCTGCAGCCCGCCACAGAACATTTCGAAAGCCTGCCACCATACGAGCCTAGCGAGGCCTTCACCGAACAGCCGTCCAATTCAAACCCTGTGCCTAGCGACTCCATCTATagccagagccagcaaTTAGCCattgaggagctgaaggGAATGGGATTTGACGAGAAGATGGCAGTGGACGCGCTGCAGAAGAACAGTTGGCAGTTGGATCTTGCCACAAACTTCCTTCTGGACTCTGCCTAAGGCGTTTCGAGCCCGCCAACTCTCTCTTCGTACAATCTATGCAATTTTTCCAGTTTAAGATAGTACTCTTGACGCTCTGTAGTGTATGTGCTCATGAAGGACGCCAGCTGTGCTTCATCGATCTCAGCTGGTGACGAACGGATCTGGTCCACAAGAGACTTAGTATCTCTGTCTTTATCATTAACGCTGCGCTCCACAGCCCGTATAATGGACTCTCTCGAGTACTTGTTCAGCAGGTCGTACATGCGGACCTGCAATTGGTCGAATTTCTTTAACTTCTCGTGGAACTGCTCCAATTGCTTGTTAATCTGGTCTGTCTGTGGCACAATATCCTCTTTcacgtttttcagcagtttGGTGGTGTACTctatctgtttttccagcgaTTCCACAATCTCTGTGCCTATTTGGTCAAAATTGGATGTTTTGTATAGATAGCTCTGAAGCAAATCAGGGGACCTGGCCAGTTCCTGGAGTTTAGCCGTGCTCAGCTCGTTAAAATACTGAGGCAGTTCTGAAGGAAACTTCAGCCTCTGTGTCACGCTCGTAGGCACAAGCGGGTATTCCAGCTTATCGTGGTCCAAAACTTGCTCCTTCAGTGGTTTTGGTGGGACATTGGGAAGCATTGTAAAAAGAACTGTCACTTATTTTATAATATTCCCAGCTTCACTTAATTAATATTTctcaaaaataatttctAGCATTTCTAGCATCATGTCTGTTTCAAGGGTCTCCGCTTTAAAGCCGACAGCGTCAATGATAATAATCCACGGACTAGGCGACTCGTCCGACGGTTGGAAGTTCTTTGCAGATCTTTTGCACAGACAGGAGCAGTTTAGACACATCAACGTGATTCTGCCTAATGCCCCTGTCATTCCCGTGACTGTTTGCAACGGAATGCCAACGAGTTCATGGTTTGATCTGACCAGGTTCCCGATCGACCACAAAGTGGAGGAGGACCCGGTCACGTTTTGGAAGAGTGTTGACGAGATAAAGCAACTAGTCGAGACTGAGGTGAAAAATGGCATTCCAAGCAACCGCATCGTTGTGGGCGGATTTTCACAGGGTGCAGCATTGAGCCTTGCAGTCGGCGCAACTTGTAACCGCACGCTTGCGGGTATTGTGGCGTTGTCTGGATTCTGCCCCGTGGAGAAGTCGCTCAAAGATAAAGTCCAGACCACGAACCTGAATACTCCAGTCTTCTTTGGACACGGAGACAGAGACCCTGTGGTACCAATTGCAGCGGCCCGTCACGCCGTCGATGTGTACAAAAAGGCAGGTTTGCAAAACATCGAGTTCAAAGAATACAGAGGAATGGAGCACTCTTCGTCGCCTGAAGAGATGGCAGACCTCATGCGGTTTTTAGGCCAGACGATTCCACAGTGATCTGgcgagctttttctggctcTCGCGAAGCTCTTTCAATTTCGACCGCCCACAGGGCCGCTCCCGTGTGGTTGGTAAAGGCAAAGTAGATATTAATAATTggcagctgctccaaacACAGCGAGACAAGCCCAAACGTGAAGTAGAGATGTCTGTTTTTGCGCCACAAAAAATAGGTTTGGGCCCTGGTGTAGCCTTTAAGCTGGAAGTAGCGGATATGTCGCGAATACCCGGCCCGGGAGGCCTTCAGTAGAATCACAATGATGGGGCCCAAAATCGGGATCATGTTGAGCATTAGGTACAACAGCTCCTGTAAAACAAAGCGCGCAGGACCAAATAGTTGCCTGCAGTTGCGATAGCACCTGCCAAACAATGTCTCGCGATAAAGCTCGTTCAACCGGTTGTCCAGAAGCCCGCGGTAGAGATGGTTGTACCcgagctccagctcggTGTTGATTACGTAATCAAACGTGTACTTGAGGGGTCTCGGGAGCAGAAGGAGTGCGTTGATGAGGTTGATGATGAAGGTCATGAGTTGGAACGTTGTTGGACCAATGAAAGAGAACATACCCCCTGTGAAAAATAGGGAAGTAAGATAAAAACACAGAGCTGCCCCGTAGATCAACACGCTGACAAACACGAGGCTTACAATGTTCATCTTGAGGTATCTCCAGCACTCAAAGTGGAAGGTGAAATAATAAATGCCCTGAAGTTAGCCTACTAGCAAAGGTTCACATACCCTGAAGGGATACCACACGGTTTTCAGTATAGACATGGAGTATCTTTCGAATAAAGGATTTTTTGTGCCCAGTTG from Ogataea parapolymorpha DL-1 chromosome V, whole genome shotgun sequence includes:
- a CDS encoding Lysophospholipase, with the translated sequence MIIIHGLGDSSDGWKFFADLLHRQEQFRHINVILPNAPVIPVTVCNGMPTSSWFDLTRFPIDHKVEEDPVTFWKSVDEIKQLVETEVKNGIPSNRIVVGGFSQGAALSLAVGATCNRTLAGIVALSGFCPVEKSLKDKVQTTNLNTPVFFGHGDRDPVVPIAAARHAVDVYKKAGLQNIEFKEYRGMEHSSSPEEMADLMRFLGQTIPQ